The DNA segment AGTCCGCTTTAAAAGGCGCAACGCTAAAGGTTTTTGCTCCTCATCGTGCAGCCATAAACTAAAATTCCCAAAATAACGGGATTGCAGCACTTCAAGCCCCGCCTCTTCACAAATCCTGGCCAGCAACCGGGGGTCCATACAATCTATATTGTGTTTATCGTAATTATCGGGGTCAAACCGTTTCTGAAACCAGCCGTTCAATGCCCTGAAATTAGGCAGGGTAATGAACAGGGTACCTCCGGGCCTTACAAAATTAATGTGCCGCTCAATGATGTCCGCCGTATCGTTAAAATGTTCTATCAAACCAAAAGAAAGCACCAGGTCGTACTGCTGTTCAGGTGTATACTTAAACAGGTCTGTTTCTAAAATACGGATATCTTTTTCTTCCAGCCCGTTCTTTTGCAGCAGCTTACTGGTAATGGGCTGGTGTACAAAATAATCCAGCAGTGTTACATCCAGGTTAAAGTATTTCTTTAAAAAAACGGCATAATAGCCCGGAAAGCCACCCAGCTCAATTGCCGTTTTCACCTTTTCACGCTTAATGATCGAAGCAAGCTGCTCATGGAACATGTAATTCGCAGGGATGTTAACCGACAGGTCTGGTTTCTGCTCCCAATAATTTACCCAAAATGCTCTGTCTGTTAAAAGGTTTTCCATATCTGGTTCCAAAGAAAAGAAAAATCTGTTAAATCTGTGCTTCCCCGTTTTTCTTTTCCAGAATCCGCGCCGGGTTGCCCACCACTGTGCTATGGGCAGGAACACTCTTTGTAACTACAGCCCCGGCACCAATCGTTACATGGTCGCCAATTTCAACATCCCCTATAATGCACACGTTCGCACCAATGTCTACATGGTTCCCTATCCTCGGACACCCGCTGAAAGTCCCGTCGGCCAGCTTTTTATGCCCTATCGTTACCGAGTTCCGCAGCGTACAGCCTTCGCCCATCACTACCCCCTGGTTTACCACCAATGCCTGTCCATGGTATAACATCAGGCCTTTTCCAACTGTCAGTTTCCTGGGCAGTTCAATTCCCAGCACCCATTCTACATAATAATGATAAAAGGCCAGGTATAAAATGAAAATGATCTTCAACAGGGTATACCTGCTGATCACCTGTACCAGCCGGAACAGAAACAGCACAAAGCGCCCTTTAATGTTCTTAGGATTTGCCGCCCAATCCTGGAATAAGTAACTAAATAAATTCATCTTATGTAAAAGTAAAGTATTTTTCATTAGAATATATTTTCCGGTAATCCTTTATGGTCATTAATTTAGTATTTTTGTTACTTGTCGCGCTAATACTTATTTTATTCATGAAGATAACCTTGATCAATACATCCGATGCAGGCGGGGGTGCTCCCGTAGCCAGTATGCGCCTGTTAAAAGCGCTGGCATCAGAAAACATCGAGGTAAACTTCCTGGCCGGCGATAAAAAGACCAGCGAGGCCCGCGTTCAGGCCGTTCAAAATAACTTATGGCAGCGGTTAAAGGCCCGTTTTAATTTTTTATATGAACGCCTGCCCTTTATCCTTTTTTATGAAAAGGACAAATCTGTACGCTTCGCCTTTTCAACGGCCAATGCCGGAACCAGCATTGCCGGTCATCAGCTGGTTAAAGAGGCCGACATTTTACACCTGCACTGGACCAACTCCGGCTTTCTTTCTATCCGAGATTTAACAGAACTGATGAAACTGGGCAAACCGGTAGTGTGGACCCTCCACGATATGTGGGCATTTACAGGGGGCTGCCATTATGCGGGCACCTGCGACCATTTTACAGGGGAATGCGGCGATTGTTACTTTTTAAGAGACCCTGCCGGGAACGACATTTCCCATACCGGCTGGCTGCACAAGCAGGCCATGTATGCCAGCAGCCCAAACCTCACTTTTGTAAGCTGCAGCAACTGGCTGGGCAAGGTGGCCCGTCAAAGTTCATTAGTAAAGGATTTTCCTGTCCGGGCCATTGCCAACCCCATCGATATAGAGGTATATGCCCCTAAAGCCAGGATGGCTGCCCGTACCAAATGGAACATCAGCAACAACAGCAGGATCATTTTATTTGGTGCAGCCAATATAGGCGACCGCCGTAAAGGGATTGGCTATCTGGTACAGGCACTGCAGCATTTAAAGCAACATTACGAATTGCCCCTTCCGGTTGAGGTACTGATTTTCGGGAAAAACAAACACTTTGATGTCAGCCAGCTCCCCTTTCCTGTTCATGAGCTGAATACCATTAGCGCAGCACAGGACCTGGCCGAACTGTACAGCCTGGCCGATGTATTTGTAATGCCTTCTGTTGAAGACAACCTGCCCAATACCGTTATGGAATCTATGGCCTGCGGTACCCCCGTAGTGGCTTTTGATACAGGTGGCCTGCCGGAAATGATAGACCACCAGTTAAATGGCTACCTGGCCAGTTTCAGGTCGGCCACAGATCTGGCCACAGGCATCCATGAAATGCTCTTTACCCCCCGGGCAGAAGAAATCGCTATACAGGCCCGGAACAAAGTGCTCCAAAATTTTACCAATCAACACATCGCCAGACAATATACAGACCTCTACCAATCCCTACTTAGCAAATGACAGCAGCCAAACCCACCTTATCCGTAATTACAGTAGTATACAATAATGTAAAAGATATTGAGCGTACCATGCTTTCTGTCCTGAACCAGACCTATCCCAATATCGAATACCTGCTGATCGATGGCGGATCTACGGATGGGACCAAAGACATCATCTATAAATATAAATCCCGGCTTGCACAGTTCATTTCAGAACCCGATAAAGGTATTTATGATGCCATGAACAAAGGCCTGGCCCTGGCTACCGGTAATTACGTGCTGTTCATGAACTCCGGCGACGAACTCTATGCCTCCGATACCGTTGCGGAGGTTTTTGATACGGCCAGCTCTGCAGATATCTATTATGGTGAAACAGAAATGTACAACGAAAAATGGGAAAGCCTGGGCCAGCGCAGACACTGCAGCCCCGAAAATTTCAACTGGAAAAGCTTCCGCTATGGCATGAGCATCAGTCACCAGGCCATTTATGTAAAACGGAGCCTGGCTGCTCCATTCGACCTCAGGTATAAATACAGTGCTGATATCGACTGGATCATCAAAGCCGCAAAAAAAGCATCAAGCATCGTAAACACCCATATGTATGTGGCCAAATACCTGGTTGGCGGCATGTCCAAGAAAAAACACCTGGCCAGCCTGAAGGAAAGGTTCCGGATATTTACCAAATATTACGGACTGGTGCCTAACCTGATCAATCACATCTTTATCAGCTTTAACCTGGTGCAATACTATTTCAGGCACGGAAAAACCAACGATTAAATTTTTCTATTCCAGCCCCCTGTACCAGCTTAAGGATTAGTAGACCAAAGACCCGCTTCTTTTACAAATACCCTCCGGTTCAATTTCAATTGTGCCACAACCAATTCAGCGAAATCTTCCGGTTGCATAACCCGATCGGGATTGCCATCAGTAAGTTTTAAATCCTTAGCCATATCTGTAGCCACCGTACTTGGCAATAAAGTACTTACCCTGATGTTGTGTTTCCGCACTTCCTGCATCAGCGATTCAGACATACCAATCAAACCAAATTTAGAGGCACTGTAAGCACTGGTCACAGCGGCACCATTTTTACCTGCAGTAGAAGAGATATTGATGATGTCACCCGTCTTTCTTTCTATCATTTCCGGTAATACCGCACGGGTTACATAATACGCTCCCAGTAAATTTACACGGATGATCTGCTCCCATTTTTCGGGCTCAAGCTCCATAAAAGAACCAAAAGCACCAATTCCGGCATTATTGATGAGGATGTCAACCACTCCCAGTTCAGATTTCAATGCCAGGACCGCCGCATTTACCGCGTTAATGTCTGCCACATCCATGGTAACAATTGCAGTTTTAACACCGTAGGGTTTTAATTCAGCCGCTACACGGTCTAAATCGGATGCCGTTCTGGCCGCAAGGCCTATATTTACACCTTCTTGTGCCAAAGCAATGGCCAATGCCCTGCCAATTCCTTTTCCGGCACCGGTTATAATGGCGTTCTTTCCTTGTAATGATTCCATAGTATCTTGTATTAAATGGGTTCCCTTTATTAAAAACACAAAAATAACAAAAACAAAAGGCTGTTTCCTACGCAAGGGCCTTTATGACTTATAAATAGAAAAAGCCCCTGAAGATCAGTTCAGGGGCTTTTAAATATAGATAATTCTAAAAATTATACGATTTTATTGACTTTACGTGCAGCTTCAGTTAAGTGAATCTTACGTAAACGCATGCTTAAGGGGGTTACCTCAATGTACTCATCAGCCTGGATGTATTCCATAGCCTCTTCCAATGAGAACTTAATGGCCGGAGCAATACGCTGACTGTCGTCTGTACCGGAAGCACGCATATTGGTCAAAGCTTTACCTTTCACAATATTAATCACCAGATCATTATCACGAATGTGCTCTCCTAAGATTTGTCCTTCATAAATATCTACTCCCGGATCAACAAAGAAACGTCCGCGGTCCTGCAGTTTATCAATAGAATAAGCAGTAGTACTTCCTTTTTCCATAGAAACCAATACCCCATTTAACCTTCCCGGGATTGTACCTTTCCAGGGCTCATAAGCTTTAAAACGGTGTGCCATTATGGCCTCGCCGCCAGTAGCAGTCAATACATTGTTTCTTAATCCGATGATGCCACGTGCAGGAATATCAAATTCCAGGTGTTGTAAATCACCTTTTGGCTCCATGATCAGCAACTCACCTTTACGTTGCGTTACCAGCTCAATTACTTTACCAGCAACTTCACCCGGTACGTCAACAATCAAAGTCTCAATAGGCTCACATTTTTTACCATCAATCTCTTTAATGATTACCTGTGGCTGGCCTACCTGAATTTCATACCCTTCACGGCGCATGGTCTCGATCAATACGGATAAATGGAGAATACCCCTTCCGTATACCAGATAAGCATCCGGAGATTCTGTTTCTACCACTTTAAGTGCAAGGTTTTTTTCGATCTCTTTATACAAACGCTCCTTCAAACGCTGAGAAGTTACAAATTTACCTTCTTTACCAAAAAATGGTGAGTTGTTGATCGTGAACAACATGTTCATCGTAGGCTCATCAATTTTGATTACCGGCAATTGCTCCGGAGCTTCGAAATCAGCAATGGTATCACCGATATCGAAACCATCGATACCCACAACAGCACAGATATCACCTGATTTTACTTCAGTAGCACGGATTTTACCTAAACCTTCGAAAGTATATAATTCTTTTACCCTTGATTTTACAATTTTACCATCCCGTTTGATCAAAGTAACCGGTTGGTTTTCTTTAATTACTCCGCGGTGTACACGGCCAATAGCAATACGGCCTACAAAAGATGAGTAATCTAATGAAGTGATCTGCATTTGTAAAGTACCATCGTTAGTGGGTGCAGCAGGAATATTAGCTACCACAGCATCTAACAGGGCGAAAATATCAGTAGTAGGTACTTTCCAGTCCGTACTCATCCATCCTTGTTTAGATGAACCGTAAATTACAGGAAAATCCAACTGGTCTTCCGTAGCTTCAAGGTTAAAGAACAATTCAAAGATCTGCTCATATACTTCTTCCGGACGGCAGTTCTCTTTATCTACCTTATTTACCACTACAATTGGCTTTAAGCCCAATGCCAATGCTTTTTGTGTTACGAAACGCGTTTGAGGCATTGCGCCTTCAAATGCATCACACAATAACAATACACCGTCAGCCATTTTCAATACGCGCTCCACCTCACCACCAAAATCGGCGTGACCAGGGGTATCAATGATGTTGATTTTTACATCTTTGTACTGTACTGAAACGTTTTTGGAAACAATCGTGATCCCACGTTCACGCTCCAAATCATTATTGTCAAGTATTAAATCTCCTGATTGTTCGTTATCACGGAAGATTGAACAGGCGTGTAAGATCTTATCAACCAGTGTAGTTTTACCGTGGTCAACGTGGGCTATGATTGCTATATTTCTAATTTTTTGCATAAAATGCGTCTGATTTTTGGCGCAAAGATAGGGTTTATTATCGACATATCAAGCAATTAGCTCTCGCCAAGTGTTAAGTTTTATGCAGATCATTCATCTTTACCGTATATTCAGGACTTTAACTTATAAGCAAGCCCCGTTCTTTCAGCTACGCCCGTACAACCTTGATTCCAGCGTCGGCCTTTCTTTTGAATGACTCCGAGGTGAGTCCGGCATGAGTCCGGGGTGAGTCCGACTTTTTACTGAAAAAAGCCGGACTCACCCCGGGTTTATTGCGGTAACTATACGGACGCATTGCAAGGACATCTAAAGCGCATCCTTCAGTATGCAGCCACCTTAACTTAAAAGAAATAACAGCTTACAATCGTTCCCGCTCGGAAACTAGTTTAATTTGGTAATTTTCCGGCCAAAGGCCCAGCATAAAAATGCCGGCATGGCCCTCCCCCAGGTATGCACATCATGTTTGCCACCCACCATTTCATAATAAGTGATGTCATGGGGCCGCTGGTAGCCCTTTTTTAACAATGCTTTAATTACATCAACAGTATCATCGATGGAATCAATAATAAAATTCCTGTTCCGGTCGGCCAGCTCATCTTCTGTACCGGTCATTAACCAGAATTTGAGCTCAGGTTTTGCTGCTGTTGCAGCTATACTTTGGTGCAAAATG comes from the Pedobacter heparinus DSM 2366 genome and includes:
- a CDS encoding glycosyltransferase family 2 protein, which gives rise to MTAAKPTLSVITVVYNNVKDIERTMLSVLNQTYPNIEYLLIDGGSTDGTKDIIYKYKSRLAQFISEPDKGIYDAMNKGLALATGNYVLFMNSGDELYASDTVAEVFDTASSADIYYGETEMYNEKWESLGQRRHCSPENFNWKSFRYGMSISHQAIYVKRSLAAPFDLRYKYSADIDWIIKAAKKASSIVNTHMYVAKYLVGGMSKKKHLASLKERFRIFTKYYGLVPNLINHIFISFNLVQYYFRHGKTND
- a CDS encoding class I SAM-dependent methyltransferase, translating into MENLLTDRAFWVNYWEQKPDLSVNIPANYMFHEQLASIIKREKVKTAIELGGFPGYYAVFLKKYFNLDVTLLDYFVHQPITSKLLQKNGLEEKDIRILETDLFKYTPEQQYDLVLSFGLIEHFNDTADIIERHINFVRPGGTLFITLPNFRALNGWFQKRFDPDNYDKHNIDCMDPRLLARICEEAGLEVLQSRYFGNFSLWLHDEEQKPLALRLLKRTLWLAGKILTKVFPFNSRQLSPYIILEAKKT
- a CDS encoding glycosyltransferase family 4 protein; this translates as MKITLINTSDAGGGAPVASMRLLKALASENIEVNFLAGDKKTSEARVQAVQNNLWQRLKARFNFLYERLPFILFYEKDKSVRFAFSTANAGTSIAGHQLVKEADILHLHWTNSGFLSIRDLTELMKLGKPVVWTLHDMWAFTGGCHYAGTCDHFTGECGDCYFLRDPAGNDISHTGWLHKQAMYASSPNLTFVSCSNWLGKVARQSSLVKDFPVRAIANPIDIEVYAPKARMAARTKWNISNNSRIILFGAANIGDRRKGIGYLVQALQHLKQHYELPLPVEVLIFGKNKHFDVSQLPFPVHELNTISAAQDLAELYSLADVFVMPSVEDNLPNTVMESMACGTPVVAFDTGGLPEMIDHQLNGYLASFRSATDLATGIHEMLFTPRAEEIAIQARNKVLQNFTNQHIARQYTDLYQSLLSK
- the typA gene encoding translational GTPase TypA, with amino-acid sequence MQKIRNIAIIAHVDHGKTTLVDKILHACSIFRDNEQSGDLILDNNDLERERGITIVSKNVSVQYKDVKINIIDTPGHADFGGEVERVLKMADGVLLLCDAFEGAMPQTRFVTQKALALGLKPIVVVNKVDKENCRPEEVYEQIFELFFNLEATEDQLDFPVIYGSSKQGWMSTDWKVPTTDIFALLDAVVANIPAAPTNDGTLQMQITSLDYSSFVGRIAIGRVHRGVIKENQPVTLIKRDGKIVKSRVKELYTFEGLGKIRATEVKSGDICAVVGIDGFDIGDTIADFEAPEQLPVIKIDEPTMNMLFTINNSPFFGKEGKFVTSQRLKERLYKEIEKNLALKVVETESPDAYLVYGRGILHLSVLIETMRREGYEIQVGQPQVIIKEIDGKKCEPIETLIVDVPGEVAGKVIELVTQRKGELLIMEPKGDLQHLEFDIPARGIIGLRNNVLTATGGEAIMAHRFKAYEPWKGTIPGRLNGVLVSMEKGSTTAYSIDKLQDRGRFFVDPGVDIYEGQILGEHIRDNDLVINIVKGKALTNMRASGTDDSQRIAPAIKFSLEEAMEYIQADEYIEVTPLSMRLRKIHLTEAARKVNKIV
- a CDS encoding 3-ketoacyl-ACP reductase, which translates into the protein MESLQGKNAIITGAGKGIGRALAIALAQEGVNIGLAARTASDLDRVAAELKPYGVKTAIVTMDVADINAVNAAVLALKSELGVVDILINNAGIGAFGSFMELEPEKWEQIIRVNLLGAYYVTRAVLPEMIERKTGDIINISSTAGKNGAAVTSAYSASKFGLIGMSESLMQEVRKHNIRVSTLLPSTVATDMAKDLKLTDGNPDRVMQPEDFAELVVAQLKLNRRVFVKEAGLWSTNP
- a CDS encoding serine acetyltransferase, encoding MNLFSYLFQDWAANPKNIKGRFVLFLFRLVQVISRYTLLKIIFILYLAFYHYYVEWVLGIELPRKLTVGKGLMLYHGQALVVNQGVVMGEGCTLRNSVTIGHKKLADGTFSGCPRIGNHVDIGANVCIIGDVEIGDHVTIGAGAVVTKSVPAHSTVVGNPARILEKKNGEAQI